Within the Populus trichocarpa isolate Nisqually-1 chromosome 14, P.trichocarpa_v4.1, whole genome shotgun sequence genome, the region AATTGTCTTGAAAGGAACTGTTTCTACAAATGTGGCATGGTAATCTTCAAGAACTCTGCGAGAAAGTTATTTTAGGCGATGAATAACAAGCAAGCATGCAAGATAAAGTGGAAGTGTAAAAGATACAGGATTTGAAGGTTTTACTTGTATCTTCTGCTTGGTGCAGTGAAGAGCAGTAATATTCTTTCCCAAAATTGGTTACCCGGCAAACTTTCAATGGCCATAAACGCAAAATAGCCCCAAAGGACTGAGGTTGGAATCTTTTTGAGGAAGGGCATGGCTGCAACGCAACCTCCAACCATTGTGGCTTGAAGTATGTTACTTAGACGTTGTTCTTTAACCTCAACAGGCAATAGATCATCAATTTCCTTCTCGATGTCAAATACTGTCTCATCAACCGGGGCATCGATATGGCCTGTACATGTAGAAGCTTGGATGGTTGATTCTTTGAATTCCTTTAGACCCTGCACAAGATGTTTAACTATTCTCAATTACTTTCTGCAAAAGCAGATAATGTGATTTCATTTAGGAATTCCAAAAATATGACCATGTTTACTTTCAAGAGAAAGCCAAATGGTCAACAGCAGCATAAGTTGCAAACATACTTGAGCGGGCTGTTGGTAGACCAAAGGAGTCTGCATTTGTTGATAGGCTTCTTGCATATTTCCATACAACTGTCCCAAGCTGGCATTCTTTCTCAGACTTCTACGTGCTGTTTGCACAAGTCTATTTCGAAGCAACTGCGTAATATTTTCCATAAGCAGATTTAGTGCACAAAGTTATCACTGAGACAACAAGACTGGAAATGATGATttgaataacaaaaaacaatttcttcaaTACTAATCGCTTTATTGAAAGAACGTTTAGTTTTAGAGAGATTTCAGGATATATTACCTGGTACTTAAGAGTAGCCAGACTCTTTGTATGCATTGGAGATTGGGGGATGACTCCATTTGATGGCGGGATTCCAAGAAGACCACACATTAAGGTCTGACATCATAAATGTAAATATTATGAATgatcgaaaaaaataaagttagaaGGGACAATTCGAGGAGAAGGAAACACAAATATCTGCATACCAGAAACCCCAAAAGAAGCAAGTCATAATGGTAAGAAGATGGCTTTCTCAAATTGAACTCCTTCTGCTGAGAAAGTTGAGATGCTACACTATGGTCAAAATAGTAAAGCACCGCGATCATCGTAGCAGGAACGAAAGCTCCAATTATGTAGAAAATGGGAACGTTTAACATCTCCTGTCATATGGGgtttaaaataatcattttagtCAAATATGTGGAGATAAAATTCATTGATTTCCAGATTACTATAAGACGCGACAGAACTTGCCTTAATGACAGTCCAATTCTCATATGCACCAGGAGTCCAGGGATTTGGGCTGAAAAGACGCCGTGGGATCCCTTTAGGAACATTTCCTGTTGGAATATACGAGACAGCTGTCCACACTAGAACCATGAGGGGTACACCGTAGTCTGCTATTAAACTTCTAAGCCAGCCTGtcaggaaaataattttaagttttcaaaacaaaagaattgaGTAATATTTAAAGTGATCAAGATTGCCGACTGATCATAATTAGTAATATTTAAGTTTTCTATCAGAAACCCGAATTTTGATCTACATACCACTCCCATAGCGCCATGATCTTGCCTTGCGGCTTCTTAATCCAGTGAGCAGGAGGCCAAATGATAGAACCAGAGCAAACATCCCATTCGCAAACCTCCATGAAGGTATAAACTCCGTTGATTTTGGATCTTCTCGTTGTGGAATGCGAAACTCTTCCACAAGTCCCTTCACAATCAGGTCAATTGATTAGTTTAACTAGtacttaaacaaaaataatatcaagtAGAAATTAATCACAACAAGCCATCATAATGCAGACAAAGCCTTTAACCACTCTTACTTTGATGGCCTGTTGCATGAAGAGCATTGCAATAAGTAGACCAAACAACTCTCCTGCTATACGGGTGAACCTATTGATAATGGAGGATGCTCCTAAGACAGCCAGTAAGAACAACAAGAGTGCAGTCCAAACACATACCCTGCAAGATCATATAACCAGGTAAAGTTTGTCAAACAGAGGAAGGAGATCATCTAAGACCACTAAAAAGGGGTTAATCAGCTCACCATCCAGTCCATGCAAGAAACAAATCCCTTCCCAAATCAGCTCTCTCTTTAGCAAAGTTAAACATAAATGTATACATGATGACTGTTGGCTCTGCGACTCCCAATATCAGCAAAGGTTGACCCCCAACAATTGAGTGTATGATCCCACAAATTGAGGTGGATGCTAGGGTCTGAACTGCTGTTAGAACCCCATCTGCAAGTGCAAGATAGATTTCACGACGTGCTAAAATTTTACATAATAGTCatgtctcttctttttcttttttccaccttgagattaaaatgttttgataAAACGGTAGAGTATGAGAAAAAGAATGGGCATGATTTGAGTGAAGCAACAtcagttttttaagaaaaagaatattCAACAGGAGATAAAATAGTTCTTCACTGAGTTCATGTCAATACCAGTATTTCTCTCCAATTGTTCACCAAATGAAATGACCGGAATAGCGGAAGCAAAGAATATATATGTGGTGGGAGCCAAAATCCTGAAAAGAACATCAAAATTTTTTGTCACCAACAATCATGTTGAAATTGACCAACAAAGAAGGCCTAAAATGCAAAGAATATATGTATCTGTCAACAAAATGGCAATTACTTCAAACCATGCACAGCAAGATTTTGTATGATCACTAAAGAGATGAGATACCTGAAGCCTGATTTGAATCCACCTGTCCAGTCTTGCTTGTAACACCTTAATCTTCCACGAAGGTCATTCTTGATTCCACGCAACGGCACAAATGTCTCCTCCATGATGTTATCCACAAGAAGCTAACTGGTGAAAAGTAGTGCTGCACTTGAATCTCTTCCTTCTTTGAAAGCTTGCAAAAGATGACTCAAACACTCAGAAGCTAAAGCTAGAATACCCTCTAGCGACAATTTTGGGATTTTACAGGGAGGAATGGATTCATTGAGGAACTGATTAGTGGAAAAGGCTACATaacttgaaaatcatcaatCTGGTCAACTTATAGAAGGactagaggaaaaaaaaaagaaaaagaaagatgaatcCACAGGTGAGCTTGCTCTATGCTACCTGGCTTAACAAGCACAGCAAAGTAAAATAATGATACGATGGGTAGCAAAGAGTTTAAAGACAAAAGAGTGCCAAGGGGGAGAAGTTCGCTGTGCAGGACAGAAGTTGGTGGGTTGGTCTCCACAAACAAGAACAATACAAACCTCTTCTTGAGTTCCAATGTGTTGACAATTGAAGGAGAAGAAGctccaaatatatatagtaataaaaGTTACCTGGAAGGGTGTGGAGGTAGATTTGGTGTAGGCAGCAATGCTTGGTCATGCGAGTGAAATGAAGAGTCTCTAGCTTGGGGGATGTCAATCCTCTATACCCTTGATCATTTCCACTTCCATGCACTCTCCCTTTTAATTGGTCCACGTCAGCTGTATGGATCCACCAGGAAGCTTCAGTTACCATTAATTTGACGGATTTTATTTGGCCAAGAGGCAAGAAGTTTTTAATACAGGTGGTATATTTTGAAGCTTTTCATGGCCACATTGTGAGCTACAGTTGACTATCAATGAATTTATTTCGGTTCTGAATCACGATGCCTGATTCATAGAGTGAATTCATTATTCAGTAGACATCATGACCCTCTGATGGAGCCATATAAGCATCTTGCCCCACATTAGATGGTGGGTCTGATCTGATGTGGCAATATCAGAAAGCAATATTAATCTGTCTTTTTTGCATCTCTGAGAGAGGAGAGGAACTTGTGCCTCACATTACAGTGCTGGCAccctttttataaatttgaaaagaagaagaagagggggtCAACTGCACTTTTTTCTGGTTCATTCTGTACATGTATAGTCCACTGTAAGATAATGAAATGTTCTCTCgtccagtttttattttttaaggaataTGGTGGAGATTCTTGGTGTTGAAGGATGAGTGAATCCTGCAATTGCTGTCCTGGGATTACTCGAAATCACAAACTAATGAGCTTGCGAATACATCAAAGCCACTCCCCCCACCCTCTATTGGATCGATGTTAAGATAAAATGATGCTGCAACTTGTTCGTCAATGCCTTTCGTAACTGATAATTAAACCAGTTGACCTTTCTCTAGCTATCCAAATATATAAATCTGATTCATTTCCATTTGCTTTTAGGGCAGATTCAACACTACTAGGAATGAcgaaataatttatcatattcaATTGCTGCCCATGTGCTTAGAAACTGGAACAGCTCATTCTAGCTATCTTCCTTACTGGTACTATTTTTGAAGTTCTCTTTCCTGTCCACACTCAACCTTCCATGCCTTTctgttcccttttttttttattctagcatTAATAAAGCATTTGTTTCTTAAAGAGTTTTGATTCGCCAAAGACACTGAACATAAGTGTCGCAGGGGACAGAACTGAAATGGGAAGaccttaattttcttctttcggAGATCGAAATGAGAGCAAAGGTATGGTTCTTGCATATTCGTGGCATATATGATTAAAGAGTGAAAGATATATATAATGCAGAATTTGTTCTTGGCATTGGCTGCCGAATTAAACCAAGCCAAGTGcgtttagatttaataattatgctaACCACTTTCAAAATCATATCAGAAAATGACTTCTATTGCGTATCCTCGTTTCTAAACCGTTCATGTTCTTAATTATAAACCAGAAAATgcttttcactttcttttctcatGATGTGAGAGTACATAGAAAACCAAATATACAAATCTCATTGCAAAGCCTAATAATGtactttggattttttatttcacataaaatatatataatactttctaatatttagcttgaaattttttttacataaagtatTTTAtgtgtataaaatatatatatatatattttttatttacgtggggtgtccgggccagcttacgcgcaccacgactattccccacggcccactggacaccctgcaagcccaggagtaggtaaggcaccgcgggggtgacaggcgtgcatatagag harbors:
- the LOC18105267 gene encoding boron transporter 1 encodes the protein MEETFVPLRGIKNDLRGRLRCYKQDWTGGFKSGFRILAPTTYIFFASAIPVISFGEQLERNTDGVLTAVQTLASTSICGIIHSIVGGQPLLILGVAEPTVIMYTFMFNFAKERADLGRDLFLAWTGWVCVWTALLLFLLAVLGASSIINRFTRIAGELFGLLIAMLFMQQAIKGLVEEFRIPQREDPKSTEFIPSWRFANGMFALVLSFGLLLTGLRSRKARSWRYGSGWLRSLIADYGVPLMVLVWTAVSYIPTGNVPKGIPRRLFSPNPWTPGAYENWTVIKEMLNVPIFYIIGAFVPATMIAVLYYFDHSVASQLSQQKEFNLRKPSSYHYDLLLLGFLTLMCGLLGIPPSNGVIPQSPMHTKSLATLKYQLLRNRLVQTARRSLRKNASLGQLYGNMQEAYQQMQTPLVYQQPAQGLKEFKESTIQASTCTGHIDAPVDETVFDIEKEIDDLLPVEVKEQRLSNILQATMVGGCVAAMPFLKKIPTSVLWGYFAFMAIESLPGNQFWERILLLFTAPSRRYKVLEDYHATFVETVPFKTIAMFTIFQTTYLLICFGLTWVPIAGVMFPLMIMLLVPVRQYCLPKFFKGAHLQDLDAAAYEEAPALPFNLATEAEMGAGAAYGGDGEILDEVITRSRGEFRHTSSPKITSSTATPANNPKSHQSPRLSYTYSPRVSELRGEKSPKPGARGSNSPITGDQKFSKLGKSPSSSEQN